A single genomic interval of Asinibacterium sp. OR53 harbors:
- a CDS encoding methylmalonyl-CoA mutase produces MSEKKLTTDSGIAIEKVYYPSDVPQGEANEHPGEYPYTRGVQADMYRGKLWTMRQYAGFSTAEESNKRYHYLLSQGVMGLSVAFDLPTQIGYDSDHPLAEGEVGKVGVAIDSLEDMETLFKGIRLEDVSTSMTINATGFILLAFYVALAKKQGADLKKITGTIQNDILKEYAARGTYIYPPQPSMRIITDIFEWCSRELPRWNTISISGYHIREAGSTAVQEIAFTLSNGKAYVQAALEKGLDINVFGKRLSFFFNAHNHLFEEVAKFRAARRMWAKMMKELGATDEKALMLRFHTQTGGATLTAQQPLNNISRVTIQTLAAVLGGTQSLHTNGYDEALSLPTEEAARIALRTQQIVAYESGAPDTVDPLAGSYFMESLTAEVEAKAWELVHKIDALGGSVHAIEQGFMQDEIARSAYEYQRHIESGEKIIVGVNKFTVDKEEPVPGFKIDDTIRTVQTEKLNRLKAKRDNEKVQACLAKIQTAAHGNENLLPWVIEAVEQDCTLGEIADTLRKVFGEYK; encoded by the coding sequence ATGAGTGAAAAAAAATTAACTACCGATAGCGGTATAGCCATAGAGAAAGTCTATTACCCTTCTGATGTGCCGCAGGGAGAAGCGAATGAACATCCTGGTGAGTACCCTTATACCCGCGGCGTGCAGGCCGATATGTACCGGGGTAAGCTGTGGACGATGCGACAGTACGCAGGTTTTTCCACCGCAGAAGAAAGCAATAAAAGATACCATTACCTGTTGTCGCAAGGCGTGATGGGATTGAGCGTTGCTTTCGACCTGCCTACGCAGATCGGTTACGACAGCGACCATCCGCTTGCCGAAGGTGAAGTAGGAAAAGTGGGCGTTGCCATCGACAGCCTGGAAGACATGGAAACTTTATTCAAAGGTATCCGGCTGGAAGATGTGAGTACTTCCATGACCATCAATGCCACGGGTTTTATATTGCTGGCATTTTATGTTGCACTCGCTAAAAAACAGGGAGCCGATCTGAAAAAGATCACCGGCACCATCCAGAACGATATCCTGAAAGAGTATGCAGCCAGGGGCACTTATATCTATCCGCCCCAACCATCCATGCGCATCATCACCGATATTTTTGAATGGTGCAGCCGGGAATTACCCCGCTGGAATACCATTTCGATATCGGGTTATCATATCAGGGAAGCCGGCAGTACTGCTGTGCAGGAGATCGCTTTTACCCTCAGCAATGGCAAAGCTTATGTTCAGGCAGCCCTTGAAAAAGGACTGGATATCAATGTTTTTGGAAAGCGATTGTCTTTCTTCTTCAATGCCCATAACCACTTGTTCGAAGAAGTGGCCAAATTCAGGGCTGCCCGCAGGATGTGGGCGAAAATGATGAAAGAACTCGGCGCTACCGATGAGAAAGCCCTGATGCTCCGCTTCCATACCCAAACCGGCGGCGCTACCTTAACAGCCCAGCAGCCTCTCAACAACATCAGCCGGGTAACCATACAAACCCTGGCTGCAGTATTGGGTGGTACACAAAGTCTGCATACAAACGGGTACGATGAAGCCCTGAGTCTCCCTACCGAAGAAGCGGCTCGCATTGCATTGCGCACGCAGCAGATCGTTGCCTATGAAAGCGGCGCTCCTGATACGGTGGATCCGCTGGCCGGCAGTTATTTTATGGAATCACTTACAGCAGAAGTGGAAGCCAAAGCCTGGGAATTGGTGCACAAGATCGACGCGCTTGGCGGAAGTGTGCATGCCATTGAACAGGGTTTCATGCAGGATGAGATTGCCCGGAGCGCTTATGAATACCAGCGTCACATTGAAAGCGGTGAAAAGATCATTGTAGGCGTGAACAAGTTCACGGTTGACAAAGAAGAACCCGTTCCCGGTTTCAAGATCGACGATACCATCCGCACTGTTCAGACAGAAAAACTAAACCGTTTAAAAGCAAAGCGGGATAACGAAAAAGTGCAGGCCTGCCTGGCCAAGATCCAAACGGCTGCCCATGGCAACGAAAACCTGCTGCCATGGGTAATTGAAGCCGTGGAACAAGATTGTACACTGGGTGAAATTGCAGACACCCTGCGTAAGGTCTTTGGAGAGTATAAATAA